In the Muricauda sp. MAR_2010_75 genome, one interval contains:
- a CDS encoding HTTM domain-containing protein — MEFAFLFQDRYELLGDSGWVSWTISRNVLNPWLPHLSDFANFLNLEEIEAINSLFLICFVSAAFLLVGFYSRLFSLILFLGYLILVSTMPLFTYGKDVFLQIILFYFLFLPTGNSYSIDNYLKNLKKRKCYRKSHYSRLGLRVVQIHLCIVYLSAGIEKIFLPEWWNGETMWYALTQKDFSSIELGFLKNHPIIFTVLGIYVIAIEVSYFILMWIPKTRKIVLINIILIHLAIAISMKMPMFAALMIIINVCAWLPEMKKELSKIKAVFFHNSSRISIDSS, encoded by the coding sequence TTGGAATTCGCATTTCTATTTCAAGACAGATATGAACTTTTAGGTGATTCTGGTTGGGTTAGTTGGACAATTAGCAGAAATGTATTAAATCCTTGGTTACCCCATCTATCGGATTTTGCGAACTTTCTAAATCTGGAAGAAATAGAAGCAATTAACAGTTTGTTTTTAATTTGTTTTGTTAGTGCGGCTTTTTTACTTGTTGGTTTTTATTCTAGACTGTTTTCTTTAATTCTGTTTCTAGGTTACTTGATATTAGTTTCGACCATGCCTTTGTTTACCTATGGCAAGGACGTATTTCTTCAAATCATTTTATTTTATTTTCTGTTCTTGCCAACGGGGAATTCCTATTCTATCGACAATTATTTGAAGAATTTAAAAAAAAGAAAATGTTATAGAAAAAGTCACTATTCTCGACTCGGTTTGCGCGTTGTGCAAATTCATTTGTGTATTGTTTATTTATCAGCTGGTATAGAGAAAATTTTTCTCCCTGAGTGGTGGAATGGAGAAACAATGTGGTATGCTCTAACACAAAAAGATTTCAGTAGTATAGAGTTAGGTTTTTTAAAAAATCACCCAATAATATTTACTGTATTAGGGATATATGTAATTGCTATAGAAGTATCATATTTTATTTTGATGTGGATACCTAAAACAAGAAAAATAGTTTTGATAAACATTATATTAATTCATTTAGCAATTGCAATATCAATGAAAATGCCAATGTTTGCTGCTTTAATGATAATAATTAATGTTTGTGCTTGGTTGCCAGAGATGAAAAAGGAGCTTAGTAAAATTAAGGCCGTGTTTTTTCATAATAGTTCCAGAATATCAATAGACAGCTCTTAA
- a CDS encoding D-Ala-D-Ala carboxypeptidase family metallohydrolase — protein MLLTTNFSLGEFTRNYDRAVTDSQMSNLERLASNLQALRNYVGKPVFVNSGLRSVEHNEAVGGVKDSRHLYGQAADIRVDGMTTQQLNDAIEHLVSIGEMEQGGLGIYDTWVHYDVRGVRARWDNRKKKAQ, from the coding sequence ATGTTGTTGACAACTAATTTTTCATTGGGGGAGTTCACAAGGAATTATGATAGGGCTGTTACGGATAGCCAAATGTCCAATTTGGAGCGTTTGGCATCCAATTTACAGGCTCTTAGAAATTATGTTGGCAAACCTGTTTTTGTCAATTCTGGTCTTAGGAGTGTTGAACATAATGAGGCCGTGGGCGGTGTCAAGGATTCTAGGCATCTGTATGGTCAGGCTGCTGACATTAGGGTTGATGGAATGACTACCCAACAATTGAACGATGCGATAGAGCATCTTGTTTCTATTGGTGAAATGGAGCAGGGTGGTTTGGGCATTTACGATACTTGGGTTCATTACGATGTCCGTGGTGTTAGGGCAAGATGGGATAACCGAAAAAAAAAAGCGCAATGA
- a CDS encoding DUF4249 domain-containing protein: protein MSVAVLLFGCTDPVEPEYSYKEGLIYIDAQISTAVGTSYTRIYESNTDFRLYRNIFQEGATVVFKNVDTNETIPLLEEEDIYVPPEGFQAEDGETWQLEITLVDGRQYRSQPETINTPIPFQNMTAEYRKELLYREDVEGFVPGHAITISFNDPGETANQYLWGYRSFERPQFCQVCYDGVFRNGTCVGNESNSDPYFTYACETSDCFQIRYHEKIQLLSDEFVNGLAVNNLLVAQVPLYTKADILVELQQFSISPKAYEYYKVLKDIVDNNSGFNAPPPAALIGNLVSLNGDDEFVLGRFTALASTTQSIFIERGTIEENPIEYRLPANYESGPGAPTTAPCIESRYRTGRVPEGWEN, encoded by the coding sequence GTGTCTGTTGCAGTGCTTCTGTTCGGCTGCACAGACCCAGTTGAGCCTGAGTACAGCTATAAGGAAGGACTCATCTACATTGACGCCCAAATTTCAACCGCCGTGGGTACATCCTATACCAGAATTTATGAATCCAATACGGATTTTAGACTGTATAGAAACATTTTTCAGGAGGGGGCCACGGTAGTTTTTAAAAACGTGGATACCAACGAAACCATCCCCCTTTTGGAAGAAGAGGATATTTACGTTCCGCCGGAAGGTTTTCAAGCCGAGGACGGAGAGACATGGCAATTGGAGATTACTTTGGTGGACGGCAGGCAATATCGTTCACAACCAGAAACCATCAACACGCCGATTCCGTTTCAAAATATGACCGCGGAATACCGGAAAGAATTATTGTATCGAGAAGATGTCGAGGGATTTGTGCCAGGACACGCCATAACCATAAGCTTTAACGATCCAGGAGAAACCGCAAACCAGTATTTATGGGGATATCGTTCTTTTGAAAGACCTCAATTTTGCCAGGTGTGCTATGATGGTGTTTTTAGAAATGGCACCTGCGTTGGAAACGAATCCAATAGTGATCCCTACTTTACCTATGCCTGTGAGACAAGCGATTGCTTTCAGATACGGTATCACGAAAAAATCCAGTTGTTGTCCGATGAGTTCGTAAACGGTTTGGCCGTAAATAACCTCTTAGTGGCCCAAGTGCCCCTGTATACCAAAGCCGATATCTTGGTAGAGCTGCAACAGTTTTCCATTTCACCCAAGGCGTATGAGTATTACAAGGTACTCAAGGACATTGTTGACAACAACTCGGGGTTCAATGCCCCGCCACCAGCAGCACTGATAGGCAACTTGGTCAGCCTCAATGGCGATGATGAATTTGTTTTGGGCAGGTTTACCGCTTTGGCCTCCACTACGCAATCCATTTTTATTGAGCGGGGAACCATTGAAGAGAACCCTATAGAATATAGGCTACCCGCCAATTATGAAAGTGGCCCGGGAGCACCAACTACCGCACCCTGTATTGAATCCCGATATAGAACGGGCAGGGTCCCTGAAGGGTGGGAGAATTGA
- a CDS encoding IS3 family transposase (programmed frameshift), with amino-acid sequence MKKSKFTESQIIKALKENEQGRKVGDISREMGIDTSTFYYWRKKYGGMEVAHMKRLKELEEENRKLKQMYADASLDIRMLKDVLSKKFLGPSDKKQRAKYLQEAYSVCVSRSCGVLDLARSMWYYHSRRDDTEVVDALSRLAEELPTRGFEVYYKRLRREGRNWNRKRVLRVYRSMNLKLRRKHKKRLPARTKNPLGAPMELNEVWSMDFMADVLSDGRKIRVFNVMDDCNREALAMDVGLNYPAIRVVETLSQLEEEIGLPKTIRCDNGPEFISKALSQWCKAKRVELQFIQPGKPMQNGYMERLNRFYREDVLDAYWFNDLHQVRALTQKWMGDYNTRHPHSSIGDIPPREYKKRFGEEFFPETDNINDNFMNLAMS; translated from the exons ATGAAAAAAAGCAAGTTTACCGAGAGCCAGATCATCAAGGCACTGAAAGAGAACGAACAGGGCCGCAAGGTGGGTGACATATCCCGTGAGATGGGGATTGACACCAGCACTTTTTATTATTGGAGGAAGAAGTACGGGGGCATGGAAGTTGCGCATATGAAGCGCTTGAAGGAACTCGAGGAGGAGAACCGCAAACTCAAGCAGATGTACGCCGATGCCAGTCTTGACATCCGTATGCTCAAGGACGTACTGTCAAAAAAGT TTCTAGGGCCTTCCGACAAGAAGCAGCGCGCCAAATATCTCCAGGAGGCCTATTCTGTATGTGTATCGCGTTCCTGTGGGGTACTGGACCTTGCCCGGTCGATGTGGTACTACCATAGCAGGAGGGACGACACCGAGGTCGTCGATGCCCTTTCCAGGCTGGCCGAAGAGCTGCCGACAAGGGGATTCGAGGTGTATTACAAGCGTTTGCGTCGCGAAGGCCGCAACTGGAACAGGAAACGGGTGTTGAGGGTCTACAGGTCCATGAACCTAAAACTCAGGAGGAAGCACAAGAAGAGGCTTCCTGCAAGGACAAAGAACCCACTGGGGGCCCCGATGGAGCTCAACGAGGTCTGGAGCATGGACTTTATGGCCGATGTGCTGTCCGATGGAAGGAAGATAAGGGTGTTCAATGTGATGGACGACTGCAACCGGGAGGCACTGGCCATGGACGTGGGGCTGAACTATCCGGCGATAAGGGTAGTGGAGACCTTATCACAACTGGAGGAGGAAATAGGCCTGCCAAAGACCATACGCTGCGACAACGGTCCGGAGTTCATATCCAAGGCCCTATCACAATGGTGCAAGGCCAAACGTGTCGAGCTGCAGTTCATCCAGCCCGGCAAGCCCATGCAGAACGGATATATGGAACGCCTGAACAGGTTTTACAGGGAGGATGTGCTCGATGCCTATTGGTTCAACGACCTCCACCAAGTAAGGGCACTGACCCAAAAATGGATGGGGGATTACAATACAAGGCATCCCCATTCATCCATCGGGGATATACCGCCCAGGGAATACAAGAAACGTTTCGGGGAAGAATTCTTCCCCGAAACAGACAACATTAATGATAATTTTATGAATTTAGCGATGTCCTAA
- a CDS encoding helix-turn-helix transcriptional regulator, with protein sequence MSTKKPINRIRVVLAEQDRTNKWLAERVGKSRTTVSRWCTNEMQPSLETLREIAEVLGVDIRELLVPTKA encoded by the coding sequence ATGAGCACCAAAAAGCCAATCAATAGAATTAGAGTGGTCCTTGCAGAACAAGATAGAACCAATAAGTGGTTGGCAGAAAGAGTAGGAAAGAGTAGAACCACTGTATCCAGATGGTGTACAAATGAAATGCAGCCCTCTTTAGAAACACTTCGTGAAATTGCAGAAGTTTTAGGAGTTGATATTCGTGAATTACTAGTACCTACAAAAGCTTGA